Proteins found in one Anopheles aquasalis chromosome 3, idAnoAquaMG_Q_19, whole genome shotgun sequence genomic segment:
- the LOC126575959 gene encoding phenoloxidase-activating factor 2-like yields MERSFSRCHRVVLLSALVTFSVQCVTAATSDSRENEIESDEMCGRTENVEEGDGVLTNPGEFPWSVVILRLTELGGMQKYVLICGGTLVSRDKVLTVAQCVQQVPTANLSVLIGVWHLRDRNTVSKQVLGVDNASIHTGYKLGSKEHNLALLTLENNVDESVTRVCLAASTQQYESNHNCYTVGWSASFINGTNQLLRLKTILLSDRTECQRDLQRFWHRKYQLLPEALCTRAEDTMDDDYPCSRIIGSALVCTKGTRDDPYYLVGVASQLPRNCSHSAVPPDVFMDLRKYTGWISPLIKE; encoded by the exons ATGGAACGATCGTTCTCCCGATGCCACCGAGTAGTGTTGCTGTCGGCGTTGGTGACTTTCAGTGTTCAGTGCGTGACGGCGGCTACGAGTGATTCgagagaaaacgaaatcgaGAGTGATGAGATGTGTGGACGGACGGAGAACGTAGAGGAAGGCGACGGCGTTCTAACGAACCCCGGGGAATTTCCCTGGAGTGTGGTGATATTGCGACTCACTGAGCTGGGCGGAATGCAAAAGTACGTACTTATCTGTGGAGGAACTCTTGTGTCGAGAGATAAAGTCTTGACCGTAGCCCAGTGTGTCCAGCAAGTGCCTACAGCAAACTTGAGTGTACTAATCGGAGTATGGCACCTGCGGGACCGTAACACGGTTAGCAAACAG GTGCTGGGTGTGGATAATGCATCGATTCATACGGGTTACAAATTAGGGAGTAAAGAGCACAATCTGGCGCTACTTACCCTGGAAAATAATGTTGATGAATCCGTGACCAGAGTCTGTCTTGCGGCCTCAACGCAACAATACGAGTCTAACCATAACTGCTACACGGTCGGATGGAGCGCTTCGTTCATCAACGGTACAAATCAGCTGCTCAGATTAAAGACCATTCTGTTGTCTGACCGAACCGAGTGCCAGCGGGACCTTCAACGATTCTGGCACCGTAAGTATCAACTTCTACCGGAAGCTCTCTGCACTCGTGCCGAAGACACAATGGACGACGACTATCCGTGCTCTCGAATCATCGGTTCCGCATTAGTGTGCACGAAAGGGACCCGAGACGATCCGTATTATTTGGTGGGCGTTGCTTCCCAACTACCACGCAATTGCTCCCATTCTGCTGTGCCTCCAGATGTGTTCATGGATTTGCGAAAATATACCGGTTGGATCAGTCCATTAATCAAAGAATGA